Proteins encoded together in one Phyllostomus discolor isolate MPI-MPIP mPhyDis1 chromosome 6, mPhyDis1.pri.v3, whole genome shotgun sequence window:
- the LIPT2 gene encoding putative lipoyltransferase 2, mitochondrial produces MKPAVVRIIRLGRVPYAELLALQERWLRLLQAEPAKEALSRTEAGALLLCEPAGPVYTAGLRGGLTPEEVTRLRALGAEVHATGRGGLATFHGPGQLLCHPVLDLRRLGLRLRTHVAALEACAVRLCELQGLQGARARPPPYTGVWLGEQKICAIGVRCGRHITSHGQALNCCTDLTWFEHIVPCGLVGTGVTSLSKELQRHVTVDETIPPFLEAFKETYKCTLISEDSSS; encoded by the exons ATGAAACCTGCCGTGGTGAGGATCATCCGTCTGGGTCGGGTGCCGTATGCCGAGCTACTGGCACTGCAGGAGCGCTGGCTGCGGCTGCTGCAGGCAGAGCCGGCCAAGGAGGCCCTGTCGAGGACTGAGGCGGGCGCGCTCCTGCTCTGCGAGCCCGCGGGGCCCGTGTACACTGCCGGCCTCCGCGGCGGCCTGACACCGGAGGAGGTGACGCGGCTGCGGGCCTTGGGCGCCGAGGTGCACGCCACAGGCCGCGGCGGTCTGGCCACCTTCCACGGTCCTGGCCAGCTCCTTTGCCATCCAGTACTCGACCTGCGGCGCCTAGGCCTGCGCCTGCGCACCCACGTGGCGGCGCTGGAGGCGTGCGCCGTGCGTCTGTGTGAGCTCCAGGGCTTGCAGGGCGCCCGCGCACGGCCACCGCCTTACACCGGCGTCTGGCTGGGCGAGCAAAAGATCTGCGCTATTG GAGTCCGCTGTGGAAGGCACATCACGTCCCACGGCCAGGCTCTGAACTGTTGTACAGACCTCACATGGTTTGAGCACATTGTGCCCTGCGGGCTGGTGGGGACAGGCGTCACTTCCCTGAGTAAGGAGCTCCAGAGGCACGTCACAGTGGATGAAACTATACCACCTTTCCTTGAGGCTTTTAAGGAAACCTACAAGTGCACCTTGATCTCAGAGGACAGTTCCAGCTGA